The following proteins are encoded in a genomic region of Zea mays cultivar B73 chromosome 9, Zm-B73-REFERENCE-NAM-5.0, whole genome shotgun sequence:
- the LOC103638559 gene encoding uncharacterized protein isoform X2, whose translation MKCHSVAALWSPLPPSHHVTAAATTPVALFTGAADGTVLHWPLALASASPSPRPSSLLCAHAAAITSLCPLPSPASLLVACTAGVLSLFSTYAPLRCLRRRSLPLWVGSPSLIASLPSITSADPRVAILCHAPDDGHRHVSALVVVDARTLAVLYTVFHGILSVGTPNAIAVSGGGDDAVSVVLADAQGRVQVMPVAEGAAVEVDPPRRLIVSSVASVASAELADERVEAVALSHDGKNVALVLKTRCLLKCVTEGVVLGEVSLLGTSLCKDKNTVDKVCTAGAFFLSSDEWDAHVSDDGVVVRNLVLWSNNGAVTMYRIALGSSYFDSEIVCEIPSNLSMQGEGLEVKFCWSNQHLVRVECCSYKVAGSLLWKPTVAIWCMDQFELSKTVNTQKPPMRKMLGEGGLQGEEFRPEPSHSQYNINRGSEVISQMCSLERYRGTVSSSMLLSEDSYAPYAVVYGFHNGDIEVIRFLNLSPAAAKFGGRGLYPHISERLFLGHKGAILCLAAHYMHAHPDSRNFHRALISGSLDCTVRVWDLDAGTLLSVMHHHVGSVKQIVLPPPWTYHPWDDCFLSVGEDGLVALVSLQTMRVERMFPGHPDYASLVAWDGVKGYIACLCKNLHSCNDAGSGLYIWDLKTGARERVINGTASQLAFEHFCRGISKNTVTGSILGGTTSASSLLVPIFEDMSHIRSHADKNGHDISSVSTNLHNGCTDSVTVNAPTTYDFKGKTPAPDEAHEFHGDNSVYNSGKAVSSHSIHNKKIKCPIKCSCPYPGIASLRFDLTAIMSTQGMTNSNSDRHLKDHLHSENPKEMLQPGTLDSPSRVHEMDSPSRESLEGCLLRFSLCFLHLWDVDCELDKLLVDEMQVCKPEGCHIATGVVGDKGSFTLMFPGKEATLELWKSSAEFCAMRSLSIISLAQLMIKLSRSCTNSSSALAAFYTRHFAEKVPDIKPPSLQLLVSFWQHPSEHVRMAARSLFHCAAPRSIPQPLRVNKNKVVNAPLSSSDNMNVLICAVQTASVSNHGELKEDDENVDKDDIDTANMILWLESFENQEWLSWIGGTSQDAVASNIIVAAALVVWYPSVVKAKLSSLVVSQLIKLVMSMNDRYSSTAAELLAEGMENTWKACLGAEITHFMSDILFQIECLSTAPSSNAINKTAVAITMREALVGTLLPSLAMADVTGFFGVIESQIWATSSDSPVHVASIKTIIRVVRGAPKSLVPYLDKAINYILHTMDPSNLIMRKACIISSMMALREMARVFPMVALNESMTKLAVGDAIGEIYDGTIRVYDIESVTKIRILDASGPPGLPSLLAGSSNRTTTILISVLSFSPDGEGLVAFSENGLMIRWWSLGSAWWERLSRSLTPIQCTKLIYVPPWEGFSPNSARLSIISSILDDKPGRRN comes from the exons CCTCACCGGCCTCCCTTCTTGTCGCCTGCACCGCGGGAGTGCTCTCCCTCTTCTCCACCTACGCACCCCtccgctgcctccgccgccgcTCCCTCCCGCTCTGGGTCGGCTCACCCTCCCTCATCGCCTCGCTCCCGTCCATCACCTCCGCCGACCCTCGAGTCGCGATCCTCTGCCACGCTCCCGACGACGGCCACCGTCACGTTTCAGCACTCGTAGTCGTCGACGCACGCACCCTCGCCGTCCTCTACACCGTCTTCCATGGGATTCTCTCGGTCGGGACTCCGAATGCGATCGCGGTTAGTGGCGGCGGTGATGATGCAGTCAGCGTTGTGTTGGCTGACGCGCAGGGTCGGGTGCAGGTGATGCCCGTTGCCGAGGGCGCGGCTGTCGAAGTGGACCCACCCAGGCGTCTCATCGTGAGCTCGGTGGCCAGCGTCGCGTCGGCGGAGTTGGCGGACGAGAGGGTGGAAGCCGTGGCGTTGTCTCATGATGGGAAGAACGTGGCGTTGGTGCTGAAGACTAGATGTTTGTTGAAATGTGTCACTGAGGGGGTTGTGCTCGGTGAGGTATCTCTGCTGGGTACTTCTCTTTGCAAGGACAAAAACACAGTAGACAAGGTATGCACTGCTGGAGCTTTTTTCCTCAGCAGTGATGAATGGGATGCTCATGTTTCAGACGATGGCGTTGTGGTTAGGAATTTGGTGTTGTGGAGTAACAATGGTGCTGTCACAATGTACAGGATTGCTCTTGGTAGCTCATACTTTGACTCTGAGATAGTGTGTGAAATTCCTAGCAACTTATCTATGCAAGGAGAGGGACTAGAAGTTAAATTTTGCTGGTCAAATCAGCATCTTGTTAGGGTGGAATGTTGCTCCTATAAGGTAGCTGGGTCATTGTTGTGGAAACCAACAGTCGCCATTTGGTGTATGGATCAGTTCGAACTGAGTAAAACAGTGAATACACAAAAACCACCTATGAGGAAAATGCTTGGAGAAGGTGGTCTTCAGGGAGAAGAATTTAGACCAGAGCCTTCTCATTCTCAATACAATATCAACCGAGGGTCGGAAGTGATTTCACAGATGTGCTCATTAGAAAGGTATAGAGGGACAGTGTCTTCGTCAATGTTACTTTCTGAGGATTCTTATGCTCCATATGCTGTAGTTTATGGTTTCCATAATGGTGACATAGAAGTTATCCGATTTCTGAACTTGTCACCTGCTGCTGCAAAATTTGGTGGTCGAGGGCTTTACCCACATATTTCCGAGAGGTTATTTTTGGGGCACAAGGGAGCAATTCTTTGTTTGGCTGCACATTACATGCATGCACACCCTGACTCTAGAAACTTCCACCGAGCACTCATATCAGGGAGTTTAGATTGTACAGTTCGTGTCTGGGATCTAGATGCTGGCACTCTTCTTTCTGTGATGCATCATCATGTTGGCTCAGTTAAGCAAATCGTACTACCACCTCCATGGACATACCACCCTTGGGATGACTGCTTCCTTTCTGTTGGAGAAGATGGCCTTGTGGCGCTTGTTTCACTTCAAACCATGCGGGTTGAGAGGATGTTTCCTGGCCATCCGGATTATGCATCATTGGTAGCTTGGGATGGAGTAAAAGGGTACATAGCTTGTTTATGCAAGAATCTCCACTCTTGCAATGATGCAGGTAGTGGATTATATATTTGGGATCTGAAAACGGGTGCTCGAGAACGTGTTATCAATGGCACTGCTTCTCAGTTAGCGTTTGAGCACTTCTGCAGGGGTATATCGAAAAACACAGTTACTGGTAGCATCTTAGGAGGAACAACTTCAGCGTCTTCCTTACTTGTTCCAATTTTTGAAGACATGAGCCACATTCGGTCTCATGCAGATAAAAATGGTCATGACATTTCATCCGTGTCAACCAACCTTCACAATGGATGTACAGATTCTGTGACTGTAAATGCCCCTACAACATATGATTTTAAGGGAAAGACGCCAGCTCCAGATGAAGCTCATGAATTCCATGGAGATAATTCTGTATACAATTCAGGAAAGGCTGTTTCTTCCCACAGTATCCATAATAAAAAAATAAAGTGCCCTATAAAGTGCTCTTGCCCCTATCCTGGCATTGCAAGTCTGAGGTTTGACCTCACGGCAATCATGTCCACACAAGGCATGACAAACAGCAATAGTGATAGGCATTTGAAAGATCATCTCCATAGTGAGAATCCTAAAGAAATGTTGCAGCCTGGAACTTTAGACAGTCCTTCTCGTGTTCATGAAATGGATAGCCCCTCTAGAGAGTCATTGGAAGGGTGTTTACTTCGATTTAGCCTCTGTTTTTTGCATTTATGGGATGTTGATTGCGAGCTAGACAAATTACTTGTAGATGAGATGCAAGTTTGCAAGCCAGAAGGCTGCCATATAGCAACTGGGGTGGTAGGAGACAAAGGCTCATTTACATTGATGTTCCCAGGCAAAGAAGCCACTCTTGAG CTTTGGAAGTCTTCAGCCGAATTTTGTGCCATGAGGTCACTGTCTATAATATCTCTTGCTCAACTCATGATTAAATTATCTCGTTCTTGTACAAATTCTAGCAG TGCTTTGGCAGCATTTTATACAAGGCATTTTGCTGAAAAGGTTCCAGATATAAAGCCTCCATCCCTACAG CTTTTGGTGAGCTTTTGGCAACACCCTTCGGAACATGTGCGAATGGCTGCACGTTCCTTGTTCCACTGTGCAGCTCCCCGTTCTATTCCACAACCACTACGAGTAAACAAAAATAAAGTGGTCAATGCCCCCTTGTCTTCATCAGATAATATGAATGTTCTTATATGTGCTGTGCAGACTGCCTCTGTATCCAATCATGGAGAGTTGAAGGAAGATGATGAAAATGTTGATAAAGATGATATTGACACTGCTAATATGATCTTATGGTTGGAATCATTTGAAAATCAGGAGTGGTTATCATGGATAGGAGGCACAAGCCAGGATGCAGTGGCGTCAAATATCATAGTTGCAGCTGCTTTGGTCGTTTGGTATCCAAGTGTCGTGAAAGCTAAACTTTCAAGTTTAGTTGTTAGTCAACTAATCAAGTTAGTTATGTCGATGAATGATCGATATAGTTCAACTGCAGCTGAACTTCTAGCAGAGGGAATGGAAAACACTTGGAAGGCATGCTTGGGTGCTGAGATCACTCATTTTATGAGTGATATCCTTTTCCAAATTGAGTGCCTAAGCACTGCACCTTCTAGCAATGCTATCAATAAAACTGCAGTGGCCATTACAATGCGAGAAGCATTGGTTGGCACCCTTTTACCAAGCTTGGCTATGGCTGATGTAACAGGATTTTTTGGTGTAATAGAGAGCCaaatttgggctacttcgtctgATTCACCTGTTCATGTCGCTTCAATCAAAACCATTATCCGTGTAGTTCGAGGTGCGCCGAAGTCCTTGGTCCCATACCTCGACAAG GCAATCAACTACATTCTACACACTATGGATCCAAGCAATCTAATAATGCGAAAAGCTTGTATTATCAGTTCAATGATGGCTCTAAGAGAAATGGCACGTGTATTTCCGATGGTTGCTCTCAATGAGTCAATGACAAAGCTAGCTGTTGGTGATGCTATTGGAGAGATTTATGATGGTACAATTCGAGTCTATGACATAGAAAG TGTCACAAAGATAAGAATTCTTGATGCAAGTGGACCACCAGGCCTTCCAAGCTTACTTGCAGGATCATCGAATAGAACAACAACCATACTGATATCAGTTCTGAGTTTCTCACCGGATGGAGAG